One region of Rhodocaloribacter litoris genomic DNA includes:
- a CDS encoding T9SS type A sorting domain-containing protein, which yields MAQYHSALFLALMLASLGGVRSAHAQEQYIYWIGAIQPEETRGNTIFRYALDSGVVDTLVQSGELGPEEHVPRYFYYVTVDTLRGHIYWTDSGGTEPDGAELLGAIRRASLDGDSAEVYLGGIVCGVGALKDIEIDTAGETVYWSENSDCYRPLHRTDLVRPDPFQSLLPTNGPYAVSAIELDLRNQMIYWTNNDFFVQKPLGILRAPLNDTVSDEYIITGCIGDIALAHMLSKVYWAPCNSSTIRRANLDGTEVENVIVSQGAVGNLAIDHKGGKIYWTETSEGTIRRANLDGSEVEDLLSGLVVPTSLALNFGWDVRVDVETDAGLPDRVELQDIYPNPVQERAIIAFVLTEPAHVTLEIYDQLGRRVEILASGTYPPGTFRVQWNPTDQANGVYFCRMASDNRSETIVLVLQR from the coding sequence ATGGCGCAATATCATTCAGCCTTGTTCCTTGCTCTGATGCTCGCTTCACTGGGGGGTGTCCGTTCTGCCCATGCGCAGGAGCAATACATCTACTGGATTGGAGCAATCCAGCCGGAGGAGACCAGAGGCAACACGATTTTTCGTTACGCGCTCGATAGTGGCGTAGTGGACACCCTAGTGCAATCCGGGGAACTAGGCCCGGAAGAGCATGTGCCGCGGTATTTTTACTATGTGACCGTCGACACACTCCGCGGGCATATCTACTGGACGGATTCGGGGGGGACGGAGCCAGATGGGGCGGAATTACTCGGAGCCATCCGACGCGCGTCCCTGGATGGCGATAGTGCTGAGGTATACCTGGGGGGTATCGTGTGTGGCGTGGGTGCACTGAAAGATATTGAGATCGACACCGCGGGAGAAACAGTTTATTGGAGCGAAAACTCAGACTGTTATAGACCTCTGCATCGCACAGACCTGGTACGGCCCGATCCTTTTCAGAGTTTGCTTCCAACAAACGGTCCTTATGCCGTGTCGGCTATTGAGCTCGATCTCCGCAATCAGATGATCTATTGGACGAACAACGATTTCTTCGTCCAAAAACCTCTCGGGATTCTACGGGCTCCCCTTAACGATACTGTGTCTGATGAATACATCATAACGGGTTGTATTGGGGACATCGCCCTGGCCCATATGCTGTCCAAAGTCTATTGGGCTCCCTGTAACAGTAGCACCATCCGGCGCGCCAATCTCGATGGTACCGAGGTCGAGAATGTGATCGTAAGCCAGGGAGCGGTAGGTAATCTGGCTATAGACCACAAGGGAGGGAAAATCTACTGGACCGAGACCAGCGAAGGCACCATCCGGCGCGCCAATCTCGACGGCAGTGAGGTGGAAGATCTCCTGTCGGGGCTGGTCGTGCCCACCAGCCTGGCGCTCAATTTCGGGTGGGATGTCCGCGTAGACGTAGAGACGGACGCGGGGCTGCCGGATCGCGTAGAACTGCAGGACATCTATCCCAATCCGGTGCAGGAAAGGGCCATCATTGCGTTTGTGCTTACCGAGCCGGCTCACGTCACGCTGGAGATCTACGACCAGCTAGGTCGCCGGGTCGAAATCCTCGCCTCGGGTACGTATCCGCCCGGTACGTTCCGTGTTCAATGGAACCCGACTGATCAGGCGAATGGAGTGTATTTTTGCAGAATGGCTTCCGATAATCGGTCTGAGACCATTGTGCTCGTATTACAACGATAG
- a CDS encoding ATP-binding protein, which produces MSEVATMSEINLDWNPGRVLFGLSRIGYTPASALCDLVDNAVRANASAVHILIHKEREDLSDRSKNNVREYLIIDDGDGMDEAGLKNALMLGSSDLEYENHALCKFGLGLKSASLSQGDELHVISSTGDGNFLKYILSLPAIQNRGQYFATKAHLSEEDRALIDEYLTDGRGTIIRIGQVRKNNHPSVRSTVEELEYKIGVIYFYFMKEDGLKIYVDGKEISPFDVLFIDEANANGNLDENEWDGRSTRWIQRPKDISIDADYELKARIEVTQLPYPPIFDLDGAGEQAKIRDKYRIGAGNYGFYVYRNKRLISWAERFGGIIPQDQDYYSFRGRILIDDSADDAFNIDVKKATITLSDDAERTISDYSANYKSKSKKAWNRANNLRKERQGDDPNLVANQIVEEYTPPPNLPGEGIPSTEEIQKQRERETELQEEMRDKLRKETARKKQEKENQPISEEELTEEDLEAVLRENTHPAAHKIFQVSTILDNLLWEPYHDAEHEHCVRINRGHRFGRLIYDDNHSNTDLQVIFELMLLQLAIAEVYAQKNLTKYKRENVNNIVTEFRRYTSEFLADMCRKLDHKLPKSSS; this is translated from the coding sequence ATGAGCGAAGTTGCTACAATGAGCGAAATTAACCTTGATTGGAATCCGGGCCGTGTCTTGTTCGGCCTCAGCAGAATTGGTTATACGCCTGCCTCCGCGCTGTGTGACTTGGTTGATAATGCCGTTCGTGCCAATGCTTCAGCGGTTCACATTCTTATCCACAAAGAGCGCGAGGACCTGAGCGACAGGAGCAAAAACAATGTCCGTGAATATCTCATCATCGACGACGGGGATGGCATGGACGAGGCCGGGCTAAAAAATGCGCTAATGCTTGGTTCGTCTGATCTAGAATACGAAAATCATGCATTGTGCAAGTTTGGCCTCGGCCTCAAATCCGCTTCCCTCTCACAGGGCGACGAGTTGCATGTCATTTCGTCTACAGGTGATGGCAACTTCCTGAAGTACATCCTCTCTTTGCCTGCCATTCAAAATAGAGGACAATATTTCGCTACCAAAGCTCACCTCAGTGAAGAAGACCGAGCACTCATTGACGAGTACCTGACTGATGGGCGGGGTACGATTATCCGCATCGGCCAGGTTCGTAAGAATAATCACCCCAGCGTTCGTAGCACCGTTGAAGAGCTTGAGTACAAGATCGGCGTTATCTACTTTTACTTCATGAAAGAAGATGGCTTAAAGATTTATGTGGACGGCAAGGAGATTTCACCCTTTGACGTACTCTTCATAGATGAAGCCAATGCCAACGGTAATTTGGACGAAAATGAATGGGATGGGCGTTCAACGAGATGGATTCAGCGTCCCAAAGATATATCGATAGATGCGGACTACGAACTAAAAGCTAGGATCGAAGTCACCCAACTACCTTATCCGCCTATTTTTGACTTAGACGGTGCCGGCGAACAGGCAAAAATCCGCGATAAGTATCGCATTGGAGCCGGCAACTATGGTTTCTATGTCTATCGAAACAAGCGTCTGATTTCTTGGGCAGAACGTTTTGGTGGCATTATTCCCCAAGACCAAGACTATTACTCTTTCAGAGGCCGCATCCTGATCGACGACTCGGCGGACGACGCTTTCAACATTGATGTTAAGAAAGCGACTATCACGCTTTCTGACGACGCCGAACGAACGATTAGTGACTACTCGGCAAACTACAAAAGCAAGAGCAAAAAAGCTTGGAATCGCGCTAACAATCTGCGCAAAGAGCGCCAGGGCGATGATCCTAATCTAGTTGCTAACCAAATCGTAGAAGAGTACACCCCTCCGCCTAACTTACCGGGCGAAGGCATTCCCTCAACAGAGGAAATCCAGAAGCAGCGAGAACGAGAGACGGAACTCCAAGAGGAGATGCGCGACAAACTGCGCAAGGAAACCGCCCGCAAGAAACAGGAGAAAGAAAATCAACCCATTTCGGAGGAAGAGCTAACCGAAGAGGACCTAGAAGCGGTGCTCCGGGAAAACACGCATCCAGCAGCCCACAAAATCTTCCAAGTCAGTACTATCCTAGACAATTTGCTTTGGGAGCCCTACCATGATGCTGAACACGAACACTGCGTGCGCATCAATCGAGGACACCGATTTGGAAGGTTGATATATGATGACAACCATAGTAATACGGACCTGCAGGTGATTTTCGAGCTGATGCTACTTCAGCTTGCTATTGCCGAAGTATATGCGCAAAAGAATCTAACAAAATATAAACGAGAGAATGTGAATAACATCGTTACCGAGTTCAGGCGGTACACTTCCGAATTTCTAGCTGACATGTGCCGTAAACTCGATCATAAGCTACCTAAGTCTAGCAGCTAG
- a CDS encoding transposase, with amino-acid sequence MIHPDALLFKLIALIDKLPQPKTSPRRGRPVVYPETLFLKALVIMTLRHLYQVGAFLAVLDQPDMASVKAVLLDEQGRFPCRRTWERRLANLPESLPARIGLIGRMLVEMIKPWANSGRAVALDSTILHASGGVWHKKHRDAGLVPHSRIDTEAAWTQSGWHGWVYGWKLHLAVTVASVWIPVAARLRPANEADNVVAEDLIPELPFEVRYVLGDKHYNAPNVTAACRLRNLFAVTTKRGAYPHTDDGVEVRRIFHKLRSVANENFNEQFKAIFNGHDRVPTKGLVATQRYALGAVLVYQLVLWHRYEQGLPLRQGLKAYIKAA; translated from the coding sequence ATGATACACCCCGACGCGCTTCTGTTCAAACTCATCGCGCTCATTGACAAACTGCCCCAGCCCAAGACTTCACCCCGAAGAGGACGCCCGGTGGTTTATCCCGAGACGCTCTTTCTTAAGGCGCTCGTGATCATGACGCTGCGCCACCTCTATCAGGTTGGCGCGTTCCTCGCCGTGCTCGATCAACCGGATATGGCTTCTGTCAAGGCCGTCTTGCTCGATGAGCAGGGACGCTTTCCCTGTCGGCGAACCTGGGAACGACGACTGGCCAACCTTCCCGAATCCCTGCCCGCACGGATCGGGCTGATCGGACGCATGCTCGTCGAGATGATCAAGCCGTGGGCCAACTCGGGACGCGCTGTGGCGCTCGACTCGACCATTTTGCACGCTTCTGGCGGGGTGTGGCACAAAAAACACCGTGATGCAGGCCTTGTGCCCCACAGCCGGATTGACACCGAGGCGGCCTGGACGCAGAGCGGCTGGCACGGCTGGGTCTACGGCTGGAAGCTGCATCTGGCCGTGACCGTGGCCTCGGTCTGGATTCCGGTGGCGGCTCGGCTGCGCCCGGCCAACGAGGCCGACAATGTCGTGGCCGAGGATCTGATCCCGGAGCTTCCCTTCGAGGTGCGCTATGTGCTGGGCGACAAGCATTACAACGCACCCAACGTCACGGCAGCGTGTCGGTTGCGCAACTTGTTTGCCGTGACGACGAAGCGGGGCGCCTACCCGCACACGGACGACGGGGTCGAAGTCCGGCGCATCTTTCACAAGTTGCGCTCGGTTGCCAATGAGAACTTCAATGAACAGTTCAAGGCCATCTTCAATGGGCACGACCGGGTACCCACGAAAGGCCTGGTCGCGACGCAGCGGTATGCGCTCGGGGCGGTGCTAGTCTACCAGTTGGTGCTCTGGCACCGCTATGAGCAAGGCTTGCCTTTGCGTCAGGGGCTAAAGGCTTATATCAAAGCCGCTTAA
- a CDS encoding ISAs1 family transposase, which produces MSETCFIRYFDHLEDPRRDQGKRHRLEHVLVIALCAVVAGAEGWDDIATFAQAKVSWLTQRLDLKHGTPSGDTFRRVLAAICPEAFARGFVRWVEALAQQTAGEVIAIDGKTLRRSYDKDDPKAALHMISAWACEQHLVLAQEKVSAKSNEITAIPALLEVLDLEGCIVTLDAMGTQTEIAEAICAQGADYVLALKGNQGLLHREVRAYFEQGRTRHWRAMPVAYAERCDLGHGRKEVRRLWISTDVAWVPKAEAWRDLNSLVMVEHERHTQQGVSLERRFYISSLATTAEQMLDIIRSHWGIENQLHWVLDVVFREDESRIRRDHGGQNMAVVRQLALNLLRKDETKRLSLRMKRKRAGWDDAFLAQIVGI; this is translated from the coding sequence ATGTCTGAGACCTGCTTTATTCGCTATTTTGACCACCTTGAGGACCCCCGACGCGATCAGGGCAAACGCCACCGGCTCGAGCACGTGCTCGTGATCGCCCTCTGTGCCGTTGTTGCCGGTGCTGAGGGCTGGGATGACATCGCCACGTTCGCCCAGGCCAAAGTCTCCTGGCTGACCCAACGGCTCGACCTCAAACATGGCACGCCCTCGGGCGACACCTTCCGCCGCGTCCTGGCCGCCATCTGCCCGGAGGCCTTCGCCCGCGGCTTCGTACGCTGGGTGGAGGCGCTGGCCCAACAGACGGCCGGCGAGGTCATTGCCATCGATGGCAAGACGCTGCGCCGCAGTTACGACAAAGACGACCCGAAGGCCGCCCTGCACATGATCTCGGCCTGGGCGTGTGAGCAGCATCTGGTGCTGGCGCAAGAGAAGGTCTCGGCCAAGAGCAATGAGATTACCGCGATTCCGGCGCTTCTGGAGGTGTTGGACCTCGAAGGCTGCATTGTGACGCTCGATGCGATGGGCACGCAGACCGAGATTGCCGAAGCGATCTGCGCGCAGGGGGCGGACTACGTGTTGGCCCTGAAGGGCAACCAGGGCCTGCTCCACCGTGAGGTGCGGGCCTACTTCGAGCAGGGGCGCACGCGGCACTGGCGGGCGATGCCGGTCGCCTACGCGGAGCGCTGTGACCTGGGGCACGGGCGCAAGGAAGTGCGTCGGCTGTGGATCTCGACCGATGTGGCCTGGGTGCCCAAGGCCGAGGCGTGGCGTGACCTGAACAGCCTCGTGATGGTCGAACACGAGCGCCACACGCAGCAGGGCGTGAGTCTGGAGCGCCGCTTCTACATCAGCAGCCTCGCGACCACAGCGGAGCAGATGCTGGATATCATCCGGAGTCACTGGGGCATTGAGAATCAGCTGCACTGGGTGCTCGATGTGGTGTTTCGGGAGGATGAGAGCCGTATTCGGCGCGATCACGGGGGGCAGAACATGGCGGTGGTGCGGCAGCTAGCGCTCAACCTGTTGCGCAAGGACGAAACGAAGCGGTTGAGTCTGCGCATGAAGCGAAAACGGGCCGGTTGGGACGATGCCTTCCTGGCGCAGATCGTCGGAATTTAG
- a CDS encoding S1 family peptidase produces the protein MEIDDKSRDAYLSKEIPVQPGAYSFTELAVHRDLIERNLRDAIPLVLTDVDERRNVVVIGLDETANISIADVISKMARLGVPPEAVVFERMPIPQAAIDMSPDPKLPTSTLLPQLTDYVRPLAGGLKIDRNGGCTLGIPVWYGNPGNQTRGFLTASHCTGFVGYNNGSQWGQPLLSNAIGVEFEDPPLTNCGSGYCDLTDAALIDLNSAHDNSSMALPGHVYLTDFSSSTGPGGYAVTGETLPLGVQSPFMGLDVNKVGVRTGWTTGEITGTCVTTYVVVRHPDGVQRLTRLPCYIRATTPVNSGDSGSALFRIVYDPDPDGGNFLGILSACSGCNPDVTSQTGDGFYVSWSAISQAMNQHITMVEDQGIE, from the coding sequence ATGGAGATCGACGATAAATCCCGCGACGCTTATTTGAGCAAGGAGATTCCTGTACAGCCGGGCGCTTACAGTTTCACGGAACTGGCTGTCCACCGTGATTTAATTGAAAGAAACCTGCGAGACGCTATCCCTCTCGTGCTTACCGACGTTGACGAGCGCAGGAATGTGGTGGTGATTGGCCTTGATGAAACGGCAAACATATCAATAGCCGATGTGATTTCAAAGATGGCTCGGTTGGGAGTTCCGCCCGAGGCTGTTGTGTTCGAACGGATGCCCATTCCTCAAGCTGCGATAGATATGTCGCCTGACCCGAAACTTCCCACTTCAACGCTGCTTCCACAGCTAACCGACTATGTGCGTCCGCTCGCAGGGGGACTCAAGATTGATAGAAACGGCGGGTGTACACTTGGTATACCAGTATGGTACGGGAACCCTGGGAATCAAACGCGCGGATTCCTGACCGCTTCACATTGCACAGGGTTCGTCGGTTATAATAACGGAAGCCAGTGGGGACAGCCCTTGCTTAGCAATGCTATCGGAGTAGAATTTGAAGACCCGCCGCTTACGAACTGCGGATCAGGATATTGTGATTTAACGGATGCCGCGCTGATCGACCTGAACAGCGCCCACGACAATAGTTCTATGGCCCTCCCCGGCCATGTGTATCTTACAGATTTCAGCAGCAGCACAGGACCTGGAGGGTATGCTGTCACAGGTGAAACGCTCCCGCTCGGGGTCCAGTCGCCCTTCATGGGTTTGGACGTGAACAAAGTAGGCGTTCGGACGGGGTGGACCACGGGTGAAATTACAGGTACTTGTGTTACGACCTACGTTGTGGTCCGCCATCCTGATGGTGTTCAACGATTAACGCGTCTCCCTTGCTACATTCGAGCGACCACGCCCGTCAACAGCGGTGATAGCGGATCAGCCTTGTTTCGTATAGTCTACGATCCTGATCCAGACGGAGGCAATTTCCTGGGCATTTTGTCTGCATGTAGCGGATGTAATCCCGATGTGACCTCACAGACAGGTGACGGCTTCTACGTCTCGTGGTCCGCCATCAGTCAAGCCATGAATCAACATATTACGATGGTGGAGGATCAAGGGATTGAGTAG
- a CDS encoding T9SS type A sorting domain-containing protein, with amino-acid sequence MLRSLLFAPLVYGQANAGSVVPDTLDWKRYFPLQVGNVWEYVVTEPTSELRREIISDTLAGGHRYFLMTETWQGATILPVDTVFVRYDTAGVVVIIEAVEADTAAVPRRFPIGEGDNDNFLEYFDLRAAFGDTLFFDAQEQEPYWISGGFEEEVLINGDRVEVGALKCLHRLWWFECYGTDIGFVEGGSLLFYRLVYARIGRREYGASLFTAVEPEVDLSRQFLIKAVYPNPFTDEATVEYELAGSERVTIELFDLLGRKLRSEVLSYRRAGRQQYFLKAGDLASGMYIIRAISGKGEQSVRLITKRR; translated from the coding sequence ATGCTCCGGTCGCTGTTGTTTGCGCCGCTTGTCTACGGCCAAGCGAACGCGGGATCTGTTGTACCTGATACCCTCGATTGGAAACGATATTTTCCGCTCCAAGTCGGCAATGTATGGGAATACGTCGTTACTGAGCCTACCTCGGAGCTGCGTAGAGAAATCATCAGCGATACGCTTGCCGGCGGTCACAGATACTTTCTGATGACGGAAACATGGCAGGGAGCTACCATTCTGCCCGTAGATACGGTCTTTGTGCGGTACGATACGGCTGGAGTTGTGGTCATCATCGAAGCGGTTGAGGCAGATACCGCGGCAGTACCTCGCCGTTTTCCTATCGGTGAAGGCGATAACGACAATTTTCTTGAGTATTTCGACCTGCGCGCAGCCTTCGGCGATACACTGTTCTTTGACGCTCAGGAACAGGAACCCTACTGGATCAGCGGGGGATTTGAGGAAGAAGTTCTGATAAATGGCGATCGTGTAGAGGTGGGGGCTCTTAAATGTCTCCACCGGCTGTGGTGGTTCGAGTGCTATGGGACGGATATTGGTTTTGTCGAAGGAGGAAGCCTGCTGTTCTACCGATTGGTCTATGCGAGAATCGGGAGACGAGAATACGGGGCAAGTTTGTTTACCGCTGTAGAACCCGAAGTAGATCTGAGCAGACAGTTTCTCATCAAGGCTGTTTATCCGAACCCGTTCACTGATGAAGCAACGGTTGAGTATGAACTCGCAGGGTCGGAGCGTGTGACGATAGAACTGTTCGATCTGCTCGGGCGAAAGCTGAGATCAGAGGTATTGTCGTATCGGCGCGCAGGCAGGCAACAGTATTTTCTTAAGGCAGGGGATC